The Pocillopora verrucosa isolate sample1 chromosome 2, ASM3666991v2, whole genome shotgun sequence genome has a segment encoding these proteins:
- the LOC131780126 gene encoding enolase-phosphatase E1 isoform X1 yields the protein MALESTVKKRTNLLTIVDRLVKKTETREEVSVPKKKDEHLSPLRPAVPISNSRSYLLPPTPSSDPASPTVSDQESVSDDEQVNDKQTVVEEEKEEVKKGVPKQPPRCDVCGLRAFKSYRFISRTSAPVHLKSFVTPEHDRLRVCKRCFSSRERCRQNLALILLRSKTSQRIHLRTPLGVTYNRASKGMDYIARDLKKRLKRPYEDLLCDETMADEDEMEVEDERFMLSGSKTKNKEGQFPKLILAENGNFKQSVVTPPSPVKSVGIVTVVRHQSGKYNSTPNCFTLYGDVDSLKDKDKASEQVEKQNENNAPVNVTENLKKLVDHNNSLPTALSGSENSEINNINNKLTFLDHAYALPPPKGKMSPSHNAIPKPVKSPLPKAAKVDSGVKQEPQKKTDGQTSTTERTCGIVCFLCDKLVTKSYSCYKKENAPDKIKHLFTPGVKIVKVCRRCMPYKKPKEADNGTGAGKGKVKVVKGKLAKLHTAKLIKNAKTIGKVNSVKGSEKAKVTSVEKNSVKSPVRDDKKRKESGKDEKSKPQPASKKLCTPAVQTKKAPSTKGVLTKEYKIVNVKFVSAVPKGIQTIVKGASKTDVGKSNKGSNVSSKASSTLPKSNVPKSDTNLTEKANNNSTVEKETATASKLKSVSVKVDSGTQSMKSMIGISKVKGKESDSSSPSEGVLKDDTDLLMSKSGDSQEINDVDVSNVPKEKEKVTENICAESKASEDVSTIDVEDISKTSSKEKNREEMNSKMTVTDKEPKDKQNEKEGEKLEESKLESKNTEEPKESKEVKEKTTDSKSILDIIMTRGRRSASLSPVVLRGTDSSEVASPRKGRSSGTPDRKREDKQIMPTVMTRKRLASFSESEAEKKTDETPGGKRRAVAAALLEKMSRKTNDTPSSASTASSKVKQEHTYAKETKDAKEPDKEVKGHSMTRRNQVPVKCAGCNEKVVKSYRCVMRTEAPSHIKPLFALQPGEMLRICRKCVKKKEIGNGKSSS from the exons ATGGCGCTCGAATCAACAGTGAAGAAGCG aACAAATCTTCTAACCATAGTAGACAGGCTCGTTAAAAAGACTGAAACGCGAGAGGAAGTCTCTGTTCCGAAAAAAAAG GATGAACACTTGTCTCCTCTAAGACCAGCTGTGCCTATCAG TAACAGCAGGTCATATTTATTACCACCCACACCATCATCGGATCCAGCATCACCCACCGTCAGTGATCAGGAGAGTGTCAGTGATGATGAACAAGTAAATGACAAACAAACCGTTgtagaggaagaaaaagaggaagtcaAGAAAG GTGTTCCCAAGCAACCACCAAGATGTGATGTGTGTGGGTTAAGAGCATTCAAGTCTTACCGTTTCATTAGTCGCACCAGTGCACCAGTGCACTTAAAAAGCTTTGTCACCCCAGAGCATGACCGCCTCAGGGTTTGCAAAAGATGTTTCAGCTCACGAGAGCGCTGCCGGCAAAACCTGGCGCTCATATTGCTACGTTCCAAGACTAGCCAGAGGATTCATCTGCGGACACCTCTTGGTGTTACCTACAATCGTGCCTCTAAAGGTATGGATTACATTGCACGAGACCTCAAGAAAAGGTTGAAAAGGCCCTATGAGGACCTCCTCTGTGATGAAACAATGGCTGATGAAGATGAAATGGAAGTAGAAGATGAAAGATTTATGTTGAGTGGaagtaaaacaaagaataaagaaGGACAATTCCCTAAACTAATTTTGGCTGAAaatgggaattttaagcaaagtgTAGTTACACCACCCTCTCCTGTTAAAAGTGTTGGAATTGTGACTGTTGTGAGGCATCAAAGTGGAAAATACAATTCTACACCAAATTGTTTCACACTTTATGGAGATGTTGACAGCCTAAAGGACAAGGATAAAGCAAGTGAGCAAGTTGAGAAACAGAACGAAAATAATGCTCCAGTAAATGTAAcagaaaatcttaaaaaactTGTGGATCACAATAATTCACTGCCAACAGCTCTGAGTGGATCAGAGAATTCTGAGATAAACAACATCAATAACAAGCTGACATTTCTGGACCATGCCTATGCCTTACCACCCCCCAAGGGTAAGATGTCACCATCTCATAATGCAATCCCTAAGCCTGTGAAGTCTCCTCTTCCAAAGGCAGCCAAAGTGGATAGTGGTGTTAAACAAGAGCCTCAGAAAAAGACAG ATGGCCAGACATCTACTACAGAAAGAACTTGTGGAATAGTCTGCTTTCTTTGTGACAAACTGGTCACAAAATCCTACAGCTGTTACAAGAAGGAAAATGCCCCTGATAAAATCAAGCATCTGTTTACCCCTGGAGTGAAGATTGTCAAAGTTTGCCGTAGGTGTATGCCTTATAAGAAACCCAAAGAAGCTGATAACGGGACAGGAGCTGGCAAAGGGAAAGTGAAGGTTGTCAAAGGAAAACTTGCAAAACTTCACACTGCCAAGCTGATCAAAAATGCCAAAACAATTGGAAAGGTCAATTCTGTCAAGGGAAGTGAGAAAGCAAAGGTCACGAGTGTGGAAAAGAACAGTGTAAAGTCACCAGTAAGAGatgacaagaaaagaaaagagagtgGAAAGGATGAGAAGTCCAAACCTCAACCAGCTTCAAAGAAATTGTGCACACCAGCTGTACAAACAAAGAAGGCTCCATCAACAAAGGGAGTGTTGACTAAAGAATATAAAATAGTGAATGTGAAGTTTGTGTCAGCTGTGCCAAAGGGCATTCAGACAATTGTCAAAGGAGCATCAAAGACTGATGttggaaaatcaaacaaaggttcTAATGTGAGTAGTAAGGCATCATCAACCTTACCAAAAAGCAATGTACCAAAAAGTGATACGAACTTGACAGAAAAAGCGAACAATAACAGTacagttgaaaaagaaactgCTACAGCAAGTAAGCTGAAGTCAGTGTCAGTGAAAGTAGATTCTGGGACACAGTCAATGAAGTCTATGATTGGTATCAGCAAAGTGAAAGGTAAGGAAAGTGATTCATCATCACCAAGTGAGGGTGTTTTGAAAGATGATACAGATTTGTTGATGAGTAAAAGTGGGGACTCTCAAGAGATAAATGATGTTGATGTTTCAAATGTGcctaaggaaaaagaaaaagtgacaGAAAATATATGTGCTGAATCAAAAGCAAGTGAAGATGTTTCTACTATTGATGTGGAGGACATTTCAAAAACAAGCTCTAAAGAGAAGAACAGAGAAGAAATGAATTCAAAAATGACTGTAACAGACAAAGAACCAAAAGATaaacagaatgaaaaagaaggagaaaaactTGAAGAAAGTAAATTGGAATCTAAAAATACAGAGGAACCCAAAGAGTCAAAGGAAgtcaaggaaaaaacaacagaCTCTAAAAGCATTTTGGATATTATTATGACGAGGGGAAGACGATCAGCATCACTCTCTCCAGTTGTATTGAGAGGGACAGATTCTTCTGAAGTTGCATCACCAAGGAAGGGAAGAAGTTCAGGGACTCCTGACAGAAAACGCGAAGATAAACAAATAATGCCTACAGTAATGACCCGAAAGAGACTGGCTTCATTTTCTGAGTCAGAGGCAGAgaaaaaaacagatgaaactCCTGGTGGCAAAAGGAGGGCTGTTGCTGCTGCCTTGCTTGAGAAAATGTCCAGGAAAACTAATGATACACCATCTTCCGCAAGTACTGCTtcaagcaaagtaaagcaagaGCATACTTATGCAAAGGAAACTAAAGATGCAAAAGAACCAGATAAAGAAG TAAAGGGGCATTCTATGACAAGAAGAAATCAAGTACCTGTGAAATGTGCAGGATGCAATGAAAAGGTTGTGAAGTCATACAGATGTGTTATGCGCACTGAAGCTCCTTCACATATCAAACCATTATTTGCCCTGCAGCCAGGAGAGATGCTGCGGATTTGCAGAAAATGcgtaaagaaaaaggaaattggtaaTGGCAAGAGTAGTTCCTGA
- the LOC131780126 gene encoding enolase-phosphatase E1 isoform X2 — MALESTVKKRTNLLTIVDRLVKKTETREEVSVPKKKDEHLSPLRPAVPISRSYLLPPTPSSDPASPTVSDQESVSDDEQVNDKQTVVEEEKEEVKKGVPKQPPRCDVCGLRAFKSYRFISRTSAPVHLKSFVTPEHDRLRVCKRCFSSRERCRQNLALILLRSKTSQRIHLRTPLGVTYNRASKGMDYIARDLKKRLKRPYEDLLCDETMADEDEMEVEDERFMLSGSKTKNKEGQFPKLILAENGNFKQSVVTPPSPVKSVGIVTVVRHQSGKYNSTPNCFTLYGDVDSLKDKDKASEQVEKQNENNAPVNVTENLKKLVDHNNSLPTALSGSENSEINNINNKLTFLDHAYALPPPKGKMSPSHNAIPKPVKSPLPKAAKVDSGVKQEPQKKTDGQTSTTERTCGIVCFLCDKLVTKSYSCYKKENAPDKIKHLFTPGVKIVKVCRRCMPYKKPKEADNGTGAGKGKVKVVKGKLAKLHTAKLIKNAKTIGKVNSVKGSEKAKVTSVEKNSVKSPVRDDKKRKESGKDEKSKPQPASKKLCTPAVQTKKAPSTKGVLTKEYKIVNVKFVSAVPKGIQTIVKGASKTDVGKSNKGSNVSSKASSTLPKSNVPKSDTNLTEKANNNSTVEKETATASKLKSVSVKVDSGTQSMKSMIGISKVKGKESDSSSPSEGVLKDDTDLLMSKSGDSQEINDVDVSNVPKEKEKVTENICAESKASEDVSTIDVEDISKTSSKEKNREEMNSKMTVTDKEPKDKQNEKEGEKLEESKLESKNTEEPKESKEVKEKTTDSKSILDIIMTRGRRSASLSPVVLRGTDSSEVASPRKGRSSGTPDRKREDKQIMPTVMTRKRLASFSESEAEKKTDETPGGKRRAVAAALLEKMSRKTNDTPSSASTASSKVKQEHTYAKETKDAKEPDKEVKGHSMTRRNQVPVKCAGCNEKVVKSYRCVMRTEAPSHIKPLFALQPGEMLRICRKCVKKKEIGNGKSSS, encoded by the exons ATGGCGCTCGAATCAACAGTGAAGAAGCG aACAAATCTTCTAACCATAGTAGACAGGCTCGTTAAAAAGACTGAAACGCGAGAGGAAGTCTCTGTTCCGAAAAAAAAG GATGAACACTTGTCTCCTCTAAGACCAGCTGTGCCTATCAG CAGGTCATATTTATTACCACCCACACCATCATCGGATCCAGCATCACCCACCGTCAGTGATCAGGAGAGTGTCAGTGATGATGAACAAGTAAATGACAAACAAACCGTTgtagaggaagaaaaagaggaagtcaAGAAAG GTGTTCCCAAGCAACCACCAAGATGTGATGTGTGTGGGTTAAGAGCATTCAAGTCTTACCGTTTCATTAGTCGCACCAGTGCACCAGTGCACTTAAAAAGCTTTGTCACCCCAGAGCATGACCGCCTCAGGGTTTGCAAAAGATGTTTCAGCTCACGAGAGCGCTGCCGGCAAAACCTGGCGCTCATATTGCTACGTTCCAAGACTAGCCAGAGGATTCATCTGCGGACACCTCTTGGTGTTACCTACAATCGTGCCTCTAAAGGTATGGATTACATTGCACGAGACCTCAAGAAAAGGTTGAAAAGGCCCTATGAGGACCTCCTCTGTGATGAAACAATGGCTGATGAAGATGAAATGGAAGTAGAAGATGAAAGATTTATGTTGAGTGGaagtaaaacaaagaataaagaaGGACAATTCCCTAAACTAATTTTGGCTGAAaatgggaattttaagcaaagtgTAGTTACACCACCCTCTCCTGTTAAAAGTGTTGGAATTGTGACTGTTGTGAGGCATCAAAGTGGAAAATACAATTCTACACCAAATTGTTTCACACTTTATGGAGATGTTGACAGCCTAAAGGACAAGGATAAAGCAAGTGAGCAAGTTGAGAAACAGAACGAAAATAATGCTCCAGTAAATGTAAcagaaaatcttaaaaaactTGTGGATCACAATAATTCACTGCCAACAGCTCTGAGTGGATCAGAGAATTCTGAGATAAACAACATCAATAACAAGCTGACATTTCTGGACCATGCCTATGCCTTACCACCCCCCAAGGGTAAGATGTCACCATCTCATAATGCAATCCCTAAGCCTGTGAAGTCTCCTCTTCCAAAGGCAGCCAAAGTGGATAGTGGTGTTAAACAAGAGCCTCAGAAAAAGACAG ATGGCCAGACATCTACTACAGAAAGAACTTGTGGAATAGTCTGCTTTCTTTGTGACAAACTGGTCACAAAATCCTACAGCTGTTACAAGAAGGAAAATGCCCCTGATAAAATCAAGCATCTGTTTACCCCTGGAGTGAAGATTGTCAAAGTTTGCCGTAGGTGTATGCCTTATAAGAAACCCAAAGAAGCTGATAACGGGACAGGAGCTGGCAAAGGGAAAGTGAAGGTTGTCAAAGGAAAACTTGCAAAACTTCACACTGCCAAGCTGATCAAAAATGCCAAAACAATTGGAAAGGTCAATTCTGTCAAGGGAAGTGAGAAAGCAAAGGTCACGAGTGTGGAAAAGAACAGTGTAAAGTCACCAGTAAGAGatgacaagaaaagaaaagagagtgGAAAGGATGAGAAGTCCAAACCTCAACCAGCTTCAAAGAAATTGTGCACACCAGCTGTACAAACAAAGAAGGCTCCATCAACAAAGGGAGTGTTGACTAAAGAATATAAAATAGTGAATGTGAAGTTTGTGTCAGCTGTGCCAAAGGGCATTCAGACAATTGTCAAAGGAGCATCAAAGACTGATGttggaaaatcaaacaaaggttcTAATGTGAGTAGTAAGGCATCATCAACCTTACCAAAAAGCAATGTACCAAAAAGTGATACGAACTTGACAGAAAAAGCGAACAATAACAGTacagttgaaaaagaaactgCTACAGCAAGTAAGCTGAAGTCAGTGTCAGTGAAAGTAGATTCTGGGACACAGTCAATGAAGTCTATGATTGGTATCAGCAAAGTGAAAGGTAAGGAAAGTGATTCATCATCACCAAGTGAGGGTGTTTTGAAAGATGATACAGATTTGTTGATGAGTAAAAGTGGGGACTCTCAAGAGATAAATGATGTTGATGTTTCAAATGTGcctaaggaaaaagaaaaagtgacaGAAAATATATGTGCTGAATCAAAAGCAAGTGAAGATGTTTCTACTATTGATGTGGAGGACATTTCAAAAACAAGCTCTAAAGAGAAGAACAGAGAAGAAATGAATTCAAAAATGACTGTAACAGACAAAGAACCAAAAGATaaacagaatgaaaaagaaggagaaaaactTGAAGAAAGTAAATTGGAATCTAAAAATACAGAGGAACCCAAAGAGTCAAAGGAAgtcaaggaaaaaacaacagaCTCTAAAAGCATTTTGGATATTATTATGACGAGGGGAAGACGATCAGCATCACTCTCTCCAGTTGTATTGAGAGGGACAGATTCTTCTGAAGTTGCATCACCAAGGAAGGGAAGAAGTTCAGGGACTCCTGACAGAAAACGCGAAGATAAACAAATAATGCCTACAGTAATGACCCGAAAGAGACTGGCTTCATTTTCTGAGTCAGAGGCAGAgaaaaaaacagatgaaactCCTGGTGGCAAAAGGAGGGCTGTTGCTGCTGCCTTGCTTGAGAAAATGTCCAGGAAAACTAATGATACACCATCTTCCGCAAGTACTGCTtcaagcaaagtaaagcaagaGCATACTTATGCAAAGGAAACTAAAGATGCAAAAGAACCAGATAAAGAAG TAAAGGGGCATTCTATGACAAGAAGAAATCAAGTACCTGTGAAATGTGCAGGATGCAATGAAAAGGTTGTGAAGTCATACAGATGTGTTATGCGCACTGAAGCTCCTTCACATATCAAACCATTATTTGCCCTGCAGCCAGGAGAGATGCTGCGGATTTGCAGAAAATGcgtaaagaaaaaggaaattggtaaTGGCAAGAGTAGTTCCTGA